In Dryobates pubescens isolate bDryPub1 chromosome 19, bDryPub1.pri, whole genome shotgun sequence, the following are encoded in one genomic region:
- the GAS8 gene encoding dynein regulatory complex subunit 4 isoform X2, whose amino-acid sequence MSKEELEKHVMRLREELEREREERNYFQLERDKTRSFWEVTRRQLEEKRAELRSRDREMEEAEERHQAEIKVYKQKVKHLLHEHQDNLAELKVEGVVSMKRAQENHWAQELELRKDVRSLKVELKEQELAREVLVKDMNLKQEEEITRMRNDFERQVKEVEARYAKKMQALQDELDLRRKTEIHEVEERKNHHISELMRNHEKAFNDLKSYYSDITLNNLALINLLKEQVEEMKKKENHLEKEKADVLLENKQLKEPLQQAQEQVAELQKKLVHYDKDKEALMNTRAHLKVTQKELKDLQWEHEVLEQRFIKVQSERDELYHKFTKAINEVQQKTGFKNLLLERKLKGLMGVLEKKEAELSEVLAASNLELGAIPLVSHKLEDVLNSKNATIKDLQFQLARVCKAHDDMLQTFEAKLMASGIPLDNLGFKPLASPTLGRAVGQGPAGLVATPT is encoded by the exons ctggagaagcacGTCATGCGTCTCCGTGAGGAGCTGGAGCGGGAGCGGGAAGAGCGGAACTATTTCCAGCTGGAGCGGGACAAGACTCGCTCCTTCTGGGAAGTCACCCGGcggcagctggaggagaagagggcagagctgcGTAGCAGGGACCGCGAGATGGAGGAGGCCGAGGAGCGGCATCAAGCGGAGATCAag GTTTACAAGCAGAAGGTGAAGCACTTGTTGCACGAGCACCAGGACAACCTTGCTGAGCTGAAAGTGGAAGGCGTCGTGTCCATGAAACGGGCCCAGGAGAATCACTGggcccaggagctggagctgcggAAGGACGTGCGCTCCTTGAAAgtggagctgaaggagcaggagctggccagggaggtgctggtgaaggacatgaacctg AAGCAAGAGGAGGAGATCACCCGCATGCGCAACGACTTCGAGAGACAGGTGAAAG AGGTTGAAGCTCGGTACGCCAAGAAGATGCAGGCGCTGCAGGATGAGCTCGACTTGCGGAGGAAGACTGAGATCCACgaggtggaggagaggaagaaccACCACATCAGTGAGCTGATGAGAAACCACGAGAAGGCCTTTAATGACCTCAAGAGCTACTACAGTGACATCACCCTCAATAACCTGGCGCTCATCAACTTGCTGAAG GAGCAGGTggaggagatgaagaagaaagagaatcacctggaaaaagagaaggcagatgtgctgctggagaacaagcagctgaaggagcctctgcagcaggccCAGGAGCAGGTGGCTGAGCTACAGAAGAAGTTGGTTCACTATGACAAGGACAAGGAGGCCCTGATG AACACCAGAGCCCATCTGAAAGTCACCCAGAAGGAGCTGAAGGATCTTCAGTGGGAACAcgaagtgctggagcagaggttcATTAAG GTGCAGTCAGAGCGGGATGAGCTCTATCACAAGTTCACCAAAGCCATTAACGAGGTGCAGCAGAAGACTGGCTTCAAgaacctgctgctggagcgcAAGCTGAAAGGTCTCATGGGAGtcctggagaagaaggaggcGGAGCTCAGCGAGGTTCTCGCAGCCTCCAACCTGGAGCTGGGTGCCATCCCCTTGGTCTCACACAAACTGGAG GATGTCCTCAATTCCAAGAATGCCACCATCAAAGACCTGCAGTTCCAGCTAGCCCGAGTCTGCAAG GCACATGATGACATGCTGCAGACCTTCGAGGCAAAGCTGATGGCCTCTGGGATCCCACTGGACAACCTGGGCTTCAAGCCACTGGCCAGCCCCAcactggggagggctgtggggcagggccctgctgggctTGTTGCTACGCCTACCTGA
- the GAS8 gene encoding dynein regulatory complex subunit 4 isoform X1 has translation MAPKKKVEKKGKGTKAPAVVDALSPQDMSKEELEKHVMRLREELEREREERNYFQLERDKTRSFWEVTRRQLEEKRAELRSRDREMEEAEERHQAEIKVYKQKVKHLLHEHQDNLAELKVEGVVSMKRAQENHWAQELELRKDVRSLKVELKEQELAREVLVKDMNLKQEEEITRMRNDFERQVKEVEARYAKKMQALQDELDLRRKTEIHEVEERKNHHISELMRNHEKAFNDLKSYYSDITLNNLALINLLKEQVEEMKKKENHLEKEKADVLLENKQLKEPLQQAQEQVAELQKKLVHYDKDKEALMNTRAHLKVTQKELKDLQWEHEVLEQRFIKVQSERDELYHKFTKAINEVQQKTGFKNLLLERKLKGLMGVLEKKEAELSEVLAASNLELGAIPLVSHKLEDVLNSKNATIKDLQFQLARVCKAHDDMLQTFEAKLMASGIPLDNLGFKPLASPTLGRAVGQGPAGLVATPT, from the exons ctggagaagcacGTCATGCGTCTCCGTGAGGAGCTGGAGCGGGAGCGGGAAGAGCGGAACTATTTCCAGCTGGAGCGGGACAAGACTCGCTCCTTCTGGGAAGTCACCCGGcggcagctggaggagaagagggcagagctgcGTAGCAGGGACCGCGAGATGGAGGAGGCCGAGGAGCGGCATCAAGCGGAGATCAag GTTTACAAGCAGAAGGTGAAGCACTTGTTGCACGAGCACCAGGACAACCTTGCTGAGCTGAAAGTGGAAGGCGTCGTGTCCATGAAACGGGCCCAGGAGAATCACTGggcccaggagctggagctgcggAAGGACGTGCGCTCCTTGAAAgtggagctgaaggagcaggagctggccagggaggtgctggtgaaggacatgaacctg AAGCAAGAGGAGGAGATCACCCGCATGCGCAACGACTTCGAGAGACAGGTGAAAG AGGTTGAAGCTCGGTACGCCAAGAAGATGCAGGCGCTGCAGGATGAGCTCGACTTGCGGAGGAAGACTGAGATCCACgaggtggaggagaggaagaaccACCACATCAGTGAGCTGATGAGAAACCACGAGAAGGCCTTTAATGACCTCAAGAGCTACTACAGTGACATCACCCTCAATAACCTGGCGCTCATCAACTTGCTGAAG GAGCAGGTggaggagatgaagaagaaagagaatcacctggaaaaagagaaggcagatgtgctgctggagaacaagcagctgaaggagcctctgcagcaggccCAGGAGCAGGTGGCTGAGCTACAGAAGAAGTTGGTTCACTATGACAAGGACAAGGAGGCCCTGATG AACACCAGAGCCCATCTGAAAGTCACCCAGAAGGAGCTGAAGGATCTTCAGTGGGAACAcgaagtgctggagcagaggttcATTAAG GTGCAGTCAGAGCGGGATGAGCTCTATCACAAGTTCACCAAAGCCATTAACGAGGTGCAGCAGAAGACTGGCTTCAAgaacctgctgctggagcgcAAGCTGAAAGGTCTCATGGGAGtcctggagaagaaggaggcGGAGCTCAGCGAGGTTCTCGCAGCCTCCAACCTGGAGCTGGGTGCCATCCCCTTGGTCTCACACAAACTGGAG GATGTCCTCAATTCCAAGAATGCCACCATCAAAGACCTGCAGTTCCAGCTAGCCCGAGTCTGCAAG GCACATGATGACATGCTGCAGACCTTCGAGGCAAAGCTGATGGCCTCTGGGATCCCACTGGACAACCTGGGCTTCAAGCCACTGGCCAGCCCCAcactggggagggctgtggggcagggccctgctgggctTGTTGCTACGCCTACCTGA
- the LOC128897176 gene encoding 5-hydroxyisourate hydrolase-like has protein sequence MLLPVSRELSPLVLPVAWPGTATLAWLGTAMVTQPGTAVVAGLAPFPFRWTNEDGRCSPLLAPGQVKAGTYKLRFETAAYWQRLGHPSFYPFVEVVFTITDPEQKFHVPLLISPFSYMTYRGS, from the exons ATGCTATTGCCTGTGTCCCGGGAGCTCTCGCCACTGGTGCTGCCAGTGGCATGGCCAGGGACAGCTACACTGGCATGGCTGGGGACAGCCATGGTGACACAGCCAGGGACAGCTGTGGTGGCAGGGcttgctcctttccctttcagGTGGACCAATGAGGATGGGCGCTGTTCACCCCTCCTGGCACCGGGGCAGGTCAAGGCGGGCACCTACAAGCTGCGCTTCGAGACAGCAGCATACTGGCAGCGCCTGGGGCACCCCAGCTTCTACCCTTTCGTGGAG GTCGTCTTCACCATCACTGACCCAGAGCAGAAGTTCCACGTCCCGCTGCTGATCAGCCCCTTCTCCTACATGACCTACCGGGGCAGTTAG